In the genome of Fusarium poae strain DAOMC 252244 chromosome 1, whole genome shotgun sequence, the window AGTCGGACAGACGCGCCCATTGTGTAGTATTTGTTGCCACATTTCCCCTTCTTGTTTCTCTCTTATATTCTCATCATGGCTGGACAACGTCTGTTCGGATTGATTGTCGCTCAGGTTCTCTTTGCTGGACTTGCCCTATTTCTTGCCAATTCGCCTTATCTCAATATGTCTGTCGCGCCGACAAAGCAGCCTTGGGCTGACGGACCTATGAAGCTGGTGACAACACCTCAATATGAGACGAAAAAGGTTAGTAATTGCGATTGAAACGCCACTACGGATATCGTAGCCAATACTCACCTTGCTATCTCTGTAGACCGATCTTTTCACCACAGGAGCCACTCACATGGCCCTTCTGCACAACGCCATTATTCGAGGCTTTAACTCCATCTACCTCCAGGCTCCCCACGTCAAAGATGCCGACAAGGCTGATTTTATTGGCTATTCTCAAACCTGGTTTAAGTTTGTCAAGTCtcatcatgatgatgaggaggacaATCTCTTCCCCAAGGTCCAGGAGCTTCTGGGTGAAGACCCTGTCTGGGAGGAAACACACCATGAGCATGGTAAATTTCCTATTGTTTAATCAGCAATTCATCACTAATACCATAAATACAGAGTCCTTCCTCGCGCCTCTTGCCGAGTTCAACAATTACCTTTCCAACCTTGCTTCACCCACCGACCTCGACGGAGCTCAGGTCATTAAGCTCATGGACACCTTCAAGACTGACTTTGAGCACCACTTCCACAGCGAGATTTCCACCATTGCTGCTCTTTCAAACCACTCAAAGGCTCCCAAAGAAGACTCGCCCGAAGGTGCTGCCGCCAGCTTGACCTTCAAAACATGGGGAAAGAAGACAGTCACCAAAGCTGGTGTGCTCGACGTAGTCCCATTCTTCCTGTTGAACCTGGATAGAACCAGTGAGGAAGGTATGTGGGCGAACTGGCCTCCCATGCCTGCTCCCGTTTCTTGGGGTCTGACGAACATCGCGGGTTCGTGGTACGGTAAGTGGTGGAAGTTTTCAAGCTGTGACTCTCAAGGCAAACCACAAGAACTTTACGCTCTCCGTGGCTTGAAAGAGTGAGCCGGAGGTTGTTGGTGACTTATGTAGACGCGGATTCCGTGATTCAGGGTCGTGATGGCAACCAAATTGATAGGACTTGTTAGTATCGAAAACAGAGAAGTGACAAGAGCCAAGTTCTTTGACCTTGTTAACAATATTTTACTTGCCTGATATTCTATCTTCAACTATAATTCGTCTTAGTATAGGGCGAACTGATATGTGCTTCTTTGATACTGCTGATATTATCCCTTTTCATCATTGTCTTGGTAAACATACGCTCAAACAAAAAATAATAATCAAAAAGGTAGTTTCCTGTCTATGTCTGTCGTGATGTTTGTTCCCAAGGAAGCTATTCAAAATTTGGCGTAATCTCTTTCTCGATGACTATAAATCTTTAGTTGTTCGGCGGGTGATTTGAAAGTTTCAACTGCTAGACGTcgattataataaatactacttGTAGCGACTTAGCGAAGCCTAAGACAAGTCACTACTATCAGAATCACAAACCCTATGAAATTGGCCTACTCTCAGAATGGGCTGCTCGTTTTCATCTCTTCGGGCTTGTAAGGATGGTCCTACCAAGCTCGCGGACACAAACTCGACGTACTCTGTTGACAGCATTGGTAATCCCGAAGTCCAGACCAACTCAAGCCATCGAAACGAGTTTTGCCCCTATCAGTGGAAGTACGCAGGCCCTCTCGAATGGTGACTGAGGAGCGTCTCTGGAAAGGGTGGCATGAAATCGTGCTCTGATTTGCCCGCTGTACCCATTCATACGGAGCAGTATATTCTGAGTAAGATCGGTTTGAAACTATTTGAATATCTAGTTGCCGACAAGTCATTTGCAGTTCGTCGAAGACGTAAATAGTGTCGATATCTGTTAGTCACTTAATACATCGTCAGCAAACTATTCTGTGATTAAGCGGTTGTCTCGGGCACACGTATCGACAGTCTCCCTGTACCAGTCGAGGAAGTGATACAACAAGCTCCAGCCTTGTCTCTAGCACTCAAAAAGTATCTGGATCCGACCAGAGAGCTGCTTATTGGAATTCGAGGGAACAGTCACAGAGGAGCTGGGAACGCTCGACCAGGGGCAACAATGCTTCGGTGGAATTGGCCAGAGACTGGTCATGCAAACATACCATATCAACTAGAACCCTGACTCTTTTGGCCCATGTATTTTATTCCTGATTCGTTCGTCCCCTGCGGTACTTAAGATTTCAATACACATTCCTTGCTAGGTATGTTCGTTCGATATTTGGTATCGGGTGGTCTTAGGCAGGACATCGCGAGATCGGATTCGGTCGATTCGGCTCTGAAGCGGCGTTTGCTTGAGTTCTTTCGTTCTGTTTAGAGATATACAGGTAGGGACCTTGTCGATTCGTTGCGCCGTTCGCAGGAATGCGAATATACGAATATAGTCCTAGTGACACCGTTCCATGTCAGTTCTGTCTATCTTCGGTTCTGCCGCTAACTAACGAGGTACTATCTTCTGAAAGGGCTGAATAAGCTAAATCGGTCACAATTCGTATGAGTGGATGGTGGTTTCTCTTGTAGCCTGGCTCAAGCGGCTGGCGAGTTCTGGCTCGTATTTACTACCTTTCAAGAACCTAGAAGTTACAGAATCAGTACAATATGAATAGAGGAGATGAAATATTCCGGTCATGTCGCACCTTACACAACGACTGTGATTCACAACCAGTAACAGCTGTAAGCTTCTCGTCAGCTTCAACTGTTATGGTCCACACTTTGCCTATAGATAGTTAAGACCTATGCAGCAGTGACGAGATGGTGGTAGTCATACCGTGTGCTTGGATGCAGCATTTAGAGGTTGCACTTCAGCGATCCAACTAAACAACGTCTAATTGTCTCAATATATAAAGCCTCCGGTCATACCGCATAAGACTTGGTGTCTGTCGAATCGAAATTGTTGACTAACTTCAAGTTATCCTCTGCCGTTTTTCAACTTATATTATCTCTCTCAACTTATCCAGAAACATGGGTAACTATTTCAGCGCACCGGATTCAGAATCAAGACGGCGACATCGCCCTCAACACTCTGACAGTCATGGTTCACGAAACTATCGATCTCGATATGGCGGAGAAGATGGCCAGAACTTGGGCTACATCAATACAAGCGCCAATGAACCTGTCTCTTCCGCAGAATATTGTGGCCAACGAGGGCGGGACAGAAGTTGGAGATTTCCTATCGAATAGTAACAAATCATTTGTCTCGTCGCTTCCAGTTAGCATCTATCGATAGGAGCCATTAGTTTCTGATTAAGATACACAGTATCCCAATTGAACAGCGTCTCACTGTTGGCGCTCTACTAGAGCCTACTTAGCCCCAGGAGACTCGCCCATTCTTTGAAATTCTTTCAACTTACCGTTCTCACAACTTTCATAGTATACCGCAATAGCTCCTTCACCAAGCCTTTTGAAACTCTTCTGCCTCGATTATCGAAAATGGGTAGCTGCTTGAGCGTAGCCGAGCCGAAGCCGAAGCGTAAACATCGCCATAGTGTTAAGAACTCCCATAGCCACCATCGACGGCCTCGGGAACCTCGAGATGGTATACATCGAGATGTAGATCCAGACTAGACTGTATGCTGACTTTGCGTAGTTGTTTTCTTGACGGCGAATGGCtgggagatgaagaagagacatAAGAAGAGGCGCCATAGAGAATGAAGGTTGTAATTGGGTAGCTTTCGAGTGTTTCTGATAGTTCTGAACTAGTAGTAGTCTATAACAGAAGTTAGCTTCTGGTTCTCACCCATAATGTCTCATCGTAGTGTCGTCTCCGTAACTGCCGGGAACAAGGGTCGTACCTTCCCTAGGAAACCCAGTCGAATAGTGGAGATACTCGCGTCATGGACAGCATCTCGTGTCGTGGTTGGTCAGCTAAGAAGCCCAGTCAACAAGGGTCGTGAACTTGTATGTCTTCTTTTGCGCCTTTTAGAACTTTCAACTTCCAATCCCTGATTCAAACACTTAACCGCCATGTTCTCATCCTCGGCGGCAACGGCAAGATTAGCCGCCTTCTTACAGTCATGCTGTTGCAAAAGTCGTGGACTGTCACAAGTCTGATTCGTAACCCAGACCAGATCGACGACTTGAAGAAGATCTCTGAGGGTCTACCGGGAACACATAAGATAGTGGTGCATGATCTCATCACCATAACTAGCCAGGAGAAGGCCGCTGCTGTTATTGATGAAGTGAACCCAGATTCGGTTGTTTTCAGCGCTGGTAAGTTGAAATAGGGTCGAGTGACTGCAGATGAGTGTAAGCTGATTAGCAACAGGACCTGGCAGGGGAACTGATCAAGACACAGTAGCTGCTCACTTATAAGATACATATGATGTAGTATAGCTGATGCTCTTCTAGATCATCCGAATCGATCGTGATgccgccatcttcttcacgCAAGCCTCGGTTGCCAATGAAACCATCAGTCATCATGTGCAAGTGTCCTACCTTGGCGCTCGTCGCGAACAAGCTCCCTGGTGGACTCCTGAAGACTGGGAGGGCTGGAAGAAGGTCAATTCGACCTTCCTAGGTCCCTACTATGAGCCCAAGGTTGCGGCCGACGAAGCTCTCGTGACTGAAGGtaagaagagagagagttTGACTGCAGTATCGGTTCGTCCTGGCGGTCTAACGGACAAGGATGAAGGCGGTGTTCTCCTAGGCCAGACGAAGCAAGCTAGGGGTATGACAACTCGAGCGTCAACGGCGAGAGCAATGGCGTTGGTGTTGGAGCAGGAGCATGTCAAGGGACATTGGTTGGATGTCCTAGACGGCGAAGAAGATGCTCAGACTGCAGTCGATCGATACGCTCGTGAGGAAACTGAATGTGCTCTAGGAGAGCCAGTTCTCAGAGGCTAATTCCTCAGTCGAGGAGCGTCAAGATGGAAATACTTGGGACGACACTCGGCAATATTCGATCCCTCGATGCTGCCCACTACAAATCATAGGTTAGCAGACTTACAGGCTATAGTAAGGGGGGGCCCAGCTGCAATACCAAGTCCCACTCTTACTGTCAGGCCACCTAGCGAGTTG includes:
- a CDS encoding hypothetical protein (TransMembrane:1 (o260-277i)) translates to MSSFAPFRTFNFQSLIQTLNRHVLILGGNGKISRLLTVMLLQKSWTVTSLIRNPDQIDDLKKISEGLPGTHKIVVHDLITITSQEKAAAVIDEVNPDSVVFSAGPGRGTDQDTIIRIDRDAAIFFTQASVANETISHHVQVSYLGARREQAPWWTPEDWEGWKKVNSTFLGPYYEPKVAADEALVTEGGVLLGQTKQARGMTTRASTARAMALVLEQEHVKGHWLDVLDGEEDAQTAVDRYAREETECALGEPSTSFLKIHYIGIIFNMGCIPKLRLPRRLRRWFKKKNKDNQARESVELSVISRPFNVYRIDSKGNRQEMPQFLPAPADLYGQVVAPATNGTGLTYLGMPVPDGSAVTDGSGSEDSVAVDTKAKTGAQVKQQNGDTVAGPSAKDI